Proteins encoded by one window of Blautia argi:
- the phnX gene encoding phosphonoacetaldehyde hydrolase, translating to MGKIEAVIFDWAGTTVDFGCFAPVQAFVEVFKHFGIEPTMEEVRKPMGMLKRDHIKTMLYMDRIHKLWLEKYGHEVTEEDIDSLYNLFEDKLLGILDQFAEPKPYVLEAVQKLRGMGVKIGSTTGYTDKMMEIVTREAKEAGYEPDAWFSPDSVGNAGRPYPFMVFKNMEVLKCSSVASVVKVGDTVSDIKEGLHAGVISVGVVEGSSEMGLTQAEYEALTEEERDAQCRRTEEIFQAAGADYIIRNMEALPKLIEDLSK from the coding sequence ATGGGAAAGATAGAGGCAGTAATTTTTGACTGGGCGGGAACTACCGTGGACTTTGGATGTTTTGCACCGGTACAGGCTTTTGTGGAGGTATTTAAGCATTTCGGCATTGAACCCACCATGGAGGAAGTGAGAAAGCCTATGGGAATGCTGAAAAGAGATCACATTAAAACCATGCTCTACATGGACAGAATTCATAAGCTCTGGCTGGAAAAATACGGACATGAGGTGACAGAAGAAGATATTGACAGTCTTTATAATCTTTTTGAAGACAAGCTTCTTGGCATTCTGGATCAGTTTGCAGAACCAAAGCCCTATGTGCTGGAGGCAGTTCAGAAGCTTCGCGGCATGGGAGTGAAAATTGGATCCACCACAGGATACACAGATAAGATGATGGAAATTGTCACAAGAGAGGCAAAGGAAGCAGGATATGAACCGGACGCCTGGTTCAGCCCGGATTCCGTAGGAAATGCCGGACGTCCTTACCCATTTATGGTGTTCAAAAACATGGAGGTATTAAAATGCAGCTCTGTAGCTTCTGTGGTAAAGGTAGGAGATACAGTTTCAGATATTAAGGAAGGACTCCATGCAGGAGTGATTTCTGTAGGCGTTGTGGAAGGAAGTTCAGAAATGGGACTGACACAGGCGGAATATGAAGCCCTTACAGAAGAAGAACGGGACGCACAGTGCAGACGGACAGAAGAAATCTTTCAGGCAGCAGGAGCAGATTATATAATACGTAATATGGAAGCACTGCCAAAACTTATTGAAGACCTGAGTAAATAG
- a CDS encoding 2-aminoethylphosphonate--pyruvate transaminase, giving the protein MKNYKLLTPGPLTTTETVRKEMMFDHCTWDDDYKAITLKIRKQLLELAHVTEEDYTVVLMQGSGTFGVEAVLTSVIGEQDKLLIVANGAYGERMEDIAKHAHLSYAIYHEVYNQIPSAEKIAEILEKDPAITHVSMVHSETTSGILNDIEAVGKVVKAKGRTFIVDAMSSFGGVDIPVKDWGIDFLVSSANKCIQGVPGFSFIIANKQKLIESEGKARSLSLDLYDQWKTMNKDGKWRFTSPTHVVLAFSKALDEMLEEGGIPARSKRYYDNNRLLIQRMKEMGIRTYIDQEHQGPIITTFLYPENHAFAFQDMYKYIKDRGYAIYPGKVTEADTFRIGNIGEIYEEDIEKVCSIMKEFLEGR; this is encoded by the coding sequence ATGAAAAACTACAAATTATTAACACCAGGACCATTAACTACAACAGAAACTGTAAGAAAAGAAATGATGTTTGACCACTGTACCTGGGACGATGACTATAAAGCGATTACACTGAAAATCAGAAAGCAGCTTTTAGAGCTGGCACATGTAACCGAGGAGGATTATACGGTTGTGCTGATGCAGGGAAGCGGAACCTTTGGTGTAGAGGCAGTGCTTACCAGTGTGATTGGGGAACAGGATAAGCTGCTCATTGTGGCAAACGGTGCTTACGGAGAGCGTATGGAGGATATTGCCAAGCATGCTCATCTTTCCTATGCCATTTATCATGAAGTTTATAATCAGATTCCAAGTGCTGAAAAAATCGCAGAGATTCTGGAAAAAGATCCCGCCATTACCCATGTTTCCATGGTACACAGCGAAACCACTTCCGGTATTTTAAATGACATTGAGGCAGTGGGAAAGGTTGTAAAAGCAAAAGGACGTACTTTTATTGTAGATGCCATGAGCAGCTTCGGTGGTGTGGATATTCCGGTAAAGGACTGGGGCATTGATTTTCTGGTAAGCAGCGCTAACAAATGTATTCAGGGCGTACCGGGCTTCTCTTTTATCATTGCCAACAAACAGAAGCTGATAGAAAGTGAAGGCAAGGCAAGAAGTCTTTCTCTGGATTTATACGACCAGTGGAAAACCATGAATAAAGACGGAAAATGGAGATTTACTTCTCCGACCCACGTTGTTCTGGCTTTTTCCAAGGCTCTGGACGAAATGCTGGAGGAGGGAGGAATTCCTGCAAGAAGCAAGAGATACTATGACAACAACCGTCTTCTGATTCAGCGTATGAAAGAGATGGGAATCCGCACTTATATAGATCAGGAGCACCAGGGACCGATTATCACTACCTTCTTGTATCCGGAAAATCATGCTTTTGCATTTCAGGATATGTACAAGTATATTAAGGACAGAGGCTATGCCATCTATCCGGGCAAGGTGACAGAAGCAGATACTTTCCGTATTGGAAATATCGGGGAAATTTATGAAGAGGATATTGAAAAGGTCTGCAGCATTATGAAAGAATTTCTGGAGGGAAGATAA
- the glgD gene encoding glucose-1-phosphate adenylyltransferase subunit GlgD has translation MVNSNADALGIIFPNTYDSLVPELVGKRLMASIPFAGRYRMIDFVLSSMVNRGIGNVAIAVRQNYLSLMDHLGSGREWDLTRKNGGLNIMPPFAENGVKVYTGRVEAMANLLEHLRRQKEKYVVMSDSNIAVNFDFKALMDEHASNGADITMVYANEEIPEGLLKPRLATEGMYYTLNVDENKRVRKIYINSREPGVQKLSMNIYIMEREFLLKLFEIAFARGYSYFERDILAPHLDKIHVQAYEFKGYKARICDMQSYFNENMKLLDEKNLDGLFEGNPIYTKIRDDNPTRYINGSKVKNIMAADGCVIEGEVENCVLFRGVKIKKGAVVKNCVLMQDTVVEEGVRAEYVISDKNVKMTVGKEVRGAKTFPVYIAKHQIV, from the coding sequence ATGGTAAATTCAAACGCAGATGCTTTGGGAATTATTTTCCCTAACACTTACGACTCCCTGGTTCCCGAACTGGTAGGAAAGAGATTGATGGCGTCCATTCCTTTTGCCGGACGTTATCGTATGATAGATTTTGTTTTGTCAAGCATGGTAAACAGAGGAATCGGCAATGTAGCCATTGCAGTCCGTCAGAATTATCTTTCTCTTATGGATCATTTGGGCTCCGGACGAGAATGGGATTTAACCCGTAAAAACGGTGGCCTGAATATTATGCCGCCTTTTGCAGAAAACGGCGTCAAGGTTTATACAGGCCGTGTAGAGGCAATGGCAAATCTGCTGGAACATCTGAGAAGGCAGAAGGAAAAATATGTGGTAATGTCAGACTCAAACATTGCGGTCAACTTTGATTTCAAAGCTCTTATGGACGAGCATGCTTCCAATGGTGCAGATATTACCATGGTTTACGCAAATGAGGAAATTCCGGAAGGACTCTTAAAGCCAAGACTGGCTACAGAGGGTATGTATTATACTCTGAATGTTGATGAAAATAAGAGAGTTCGGAAAATTTACATTAACTCCAGAGAACCTGGTGTGCAAAAACTGAGCATGAATATTTACATTATGGAAAGAGAATTTTTGTTAAAGCTTTTTGAAATTGCTTTTGCAAGAGGATATTCTTATTTTGAACGTGATATTCTGGCCCCCCATCTGGATAAAATCCATGTACAGGCTTATGAATTTAAGGGATATAAAGCACGAATTTGTGATATGCAGAGCTATTTCAATGAAAATATGAAGCTGCTGGACGAAAAAAATCTGGACGGACTTTTTGAGGGAAATCCTATTTATACCAAGATTCGTGATGACAACCCAACACGGTATATCAATGGCTCCAAGGTTAAAAATATTATGGCAGCAGATGGTTGTGTTATTGAAGGAGAAGTGGAAAACTGTGTGCTGTTTCGAGGTGTCAAAATCAAAAAAGGCGCAGTTGTAAAAAATTGTGTGCTGATGCAGGATACAGTGGTAGAAGAAGGAGTCAGAGCGGAATATGTGATTTCCGATAAAAATGTAAAAATGACCGTTGGCAAGGAGGTTCGCGGTGCGAAAACCTTCCCGGTATATATAGCAAAACATCAGATTGTTTAA
- a CDS encoding orotate phosphoribosyltransferase has protein sequence MEARMFKVYAKGDEKIQLKVMPGHFVTSQSHITHYLEMTTMKTRCAEAARIARLLSVRYETTTPVDSIICLDGLEVVGAFLAEELAKAGVLSMNAHKTIYIVTPEFNANGQMILRDNIQNMVRNRNTVILMGSITTGATLQQCIETVLYYGGKIQGVSAIFSAVNKVAGIDINAVFSKQDIPNYESYPAEKCPMCQRKEKIDAIVNGYGYSKL, from the coding sequence ATGGAAGCAAGAATGTTTAAGGTGTATGCAAAAGGGGACGAAAAGATTCAGTTAAAGGTTATGCCGGGGCATTTTGTTACTTCCCAGTCCCACATCACCCATTATCTGGAAATGACTACTATGAAAACCAGATGTGCAGAGGCTGCCAGAATTGCCAGACTGCTGTCTGTAAGGTATGAAACAACCACACCGGTAGACAGTATTATCTGTCTGGACGGGCTGGAGGTAGTGGGGGCATTTCTGGCAGAGGAACTGGCAAAAGCAGGTGTGCTTTCCATGAATGCACATAAGACCATTTACATTGTAACTCCGGAATTTAATGCAAATGGACAGATGATTCTCAGAGATAATATCCAGAACATGGTACGGAACCGGAATACCGTGATTTTAATGGGTTCTATTACCACGGGTGCCACCCTGCAGCAGTGTATAGAAACCGTGTTGTACTATGGCGGCAAGATACAGGGTGTTTCCGCAATTTTCAGCGCTGTAAATAAAGTAGCAGGAATTGATATTAATGCAGTCTTCAGCAAACAGGACATTCCGAATTATGAATCCTATCCTGCAGAAAAATGTCCCATGTGCCAGAGAAAGGAGAAAATTGACGCCATTGTAAATGGATACGGGTATTCAAAATTATAG
- a CDS encoding ABC transporter permease subunit: MKKTKDREIKLIFAAVVLLFAAFLVLPVIRLLGKSFLGDTGFTTAFYREVFGSKGFVTALGNSFLVSSLAAVCTTGIAFLLTYTIHYTNVPGMVKKILRAVALLPMLLPTITYGFAILYSFGKEGLLTKLFGKQLFQIYGIKGLLLGYVIYTLPVSFMLLYNAMSYIDKKFMVVSRVMGDNPFSTFWITIIRPLLGTLAASFVQSFFLSFTDFGIPAAVGGKFEVLAGVLYDRMLGSVPNFNNGAVVAMVMLVPSIVSIALLHYLEKYNVRYNKISHIEMKKNRVRDFICGGLGSLACLGILMIFLVIFVVPFVKQWPYELGFTLENVKSVFADAELSNVYINSLYTAFFTAVFGTLTAYGSALVTARSKVPKILKNIIEGIALVTNTIPGMVLGLAFLFAFSGTRLQNTFAILVLCNVIHFFSTPYLMMKESLAKMNASWETTAMLMGDNWLKTIIRIVTPNALSTIIEVFSYYFINAMVTISAVIFLAGARTMVITTKIKQLQYYNKYNEIFVLSILLLLTNLLCKLVFQHLAKRERGAEKEKTNKSREALMQKKTVRLARRALAAVLAAVLVVSGISLISGGRNSDLVVIYSNADDEAITAMKKTLDENGYQGKYILQSFGTSELGGKLLAEGKNLEADMITMSTFYIDSAQEANAMFADLDFGKQTLSESSPWCQPITAQEGAILVNTKVLKEAGLPMPESLKDLADPVYRDMVSVTDLSSSSTAWLLIQALVDAYGEVGAEDVLAKIYENAGPHIEDSGSGPLKKVRAGEVAVGFGLRHQAVADKEAGLPVDYVDPVEGNFSLTESVAVLDRDTPRKEIAMEMAQCMIEKGREELQKTYPLPVYKGEAKAAEKESAYPKVFPEPLTVDLLEEHQKLSERCK, encoded by the coding sequence ATGAAAAAAACAAAAGACAGAGAGATTAAGCTTATATTTGCAGCAGTAGTGCTGCTTTTTGCAGCCTTTTTAGTGCTTCCGGTTATCCGCCTTTTAGGGAAATCTTTTCTGGGGGATACTGGATTTACCACTGCATTTTACCGGGAGGTTTTTGGTTCTAAGGGGTTTGTGACAGCTCTTGGAAACAGCTTTCTGGTATCCTCCTTGGCAGCAGTCTGCACAACAGGGATTGCTTTTTTGCTTACCTATACCATTCATTATACAAACGTGCCGGGAATGGTGAAAAAGATTCTTCGGGCAGTGGCGCTTCTCCCCATGCTTCTGCCAACCATTACTTATGGATTCGCAATTTTATATTCTTTCGGAAAAGAAGGGCTTTTGACAAAACTTTTCGGAAAACAGCTTTTTCAGATTTACGGAATAAAGGGATTGCTTCTGGGGTATGTAATCTATACCCTTCCAGTGTCCTTTATGCTTCTGTACAATGCCATGTCTTACATAGATAAGAAATTTATGGTAGTTTCCAGAGTTATGGGGGATAATCCCTTTTCCACTTTCTGGATTACCATTATCCGGCCTCTTTTGGGGACACTGGCAGCGTCTTTTGTACAGTCCTTTTTCTTAAGCTTTACGGATTTTGGTATTCCGGCGGCTGTAGGAGGAAAGTTTGAGGTGCTTGCCGGTGTGCTTTATGACAGAATGCTGGGAAGTGTACCGAACTTTAACAATGGCGCCGTGGTTGCCATGGTGATGCTGGTGCCTTCGATTGTGAGTATTGCCCTTTTGCATTACCTGGAAAAATACAATGTGCGATACAATAAAATTTCTCATATAGAAATGAAAAAGAACCGGGTAAGGGACTTTATCTGCGGCGGTCTGGGCAGTCTTGCCTGCCTGGGAATTCTGATGATTTTTCTTGTGATTTTTGTGGTGCCTTTTGTAAAGCAGTGGCCCTATGAGCTGGGTTTTACTCTGGAAAATGTAAAGAGTGTGTTTGCAGATGCAGAGCTTTCCAATGTGTATATTAATTCCCTGTATACTGCCTTTTTTACGGCAGTGTTTGGAACCCTTACCGCTTATGGAAGCGCTTTGGTAACAGCCAGAAGTAAGGTACCGAAAATACTGAAAAATATTATTGAGGGCATTGCGCTGGTAACCAATACCATTCCGGGTATGGTGCTGGGTCTGGCTTTTCTCTTTGCTTTTTCAGGCACAAGGCTGCAGAATACCTTTGCTATTCTTGTGCTGTGTAATGTGATTCACTTTTTCTCTACCCCGTATCTGATGATGAAGGAATCTCTGGCAAAGATGAATGCGTCCTGGGAAACCACGGCAATGCTTATGGGGGATAACTGGCTGAAAACCATTATACGGATTGTAACGCCAAATGCCCTTTCCACGATTATTGAGGTGTTCAGTTATTACTTTATCAATGCCATGGTAACCATCAGTGCTGTTATTTTCCTGGCAGGTGCCAGAACTATGGTGATTACTACCAAAATTAAGCAATTGCAGTATTACAACAAATATAATGAAATCTTTGTGCTTTCCATTTTGCTTCTTCTTACCAATCTGCTCTGTAAGCTGGTGTTTCAGCATCTGGCAAAACGGGAGCGGGGAGCAGAAAAAGAGAAGACCAATAAGAGCAGAGAAGCCCTGATGCAGAAAAAAACCGTGCGGCTTGCAAGAAGAGCTTTGGCAGCAGTTCTTGCAGCAGTGCTGGTGGTTTCCGGTATTTCCCTGATAAGCGGAGGCAGAAACAGTGATTTGGTGGTTATCTATTCCAATGCTGATGATGAGGCCATTACTGCCATGAAGAAAACCCTGGACGAAAACGGATATCAGGGGAAATACATTCTTCAGTCTTTTGGAACCTCTGAGCTTGGAGGGAAGCTTTTGGCAGAGGGGAAAAATCTGGAAGCAGACATGATTACCATGAGCACTTTTTACATTGACAGTGCCCAGGAAGCAAATGCCATGTTTGCAGACCTGGACTTTGGAAAACAGACGCTTTCTGAAAGTTCTCCCTGGTGCCAGCCCATAACTGCCCAGGAAGGGGCAATTCTGGTAAATACAAAAGTTTTAAAGGAGGCGGGACTGCCCATGCCAGAATCTTTAAAGGATTTGGCTGACCCGGTTTACAGAGATATGGTTTCTGTAACAGACCTGTCCTCTTCCTCCACAGCCTGGCTTTTGATTCAGGCGCTGGTTGATGCTTATGGAGAAGTGGGAGCAGAGGACGTACTTGCAAAGATATATGAAAATGCAGGTCCACATATAGAAGATTCTGGATCCGGTCCTCTGAAAAAGGTGCGGGCAGGAGAAGTTGCAGTAGGCTTTGGGCTGCGCCATCAGGCAGTGGCAGATAAGGAAGCTGGGCTGCCGGTAGATTATGTAGATCCTGTGGAGGGCAACTTTTCCCTCACAGAATCTGTGGCAGTGTTAGACAGAGATACGCCGAGAAAGGAAATTGCCATGGAAATGGCGCAGTGTATGATTGAAAAAGGAAGAGAAGAACTGCAGAAAACCTATCCTCTTCCCGTGTATAAGGGAGAGGCGAAGGCTGCGGAAAAGGAATCTGCTTATCCAAAGGTATTTCCGGAACCTCTAACCGTGGATTTACTGGAAGAACACCAGAAATTGTCGGAAAGATGTAAATAA
- a CDS encoding ABC transporter ATP-binding protein, whose product MLELVNIKKSYDGVTILKDMNLSIEKGEIVSILGPSGCGKTTLLNMILGITDPDSGKLLFNGEDITKVPMEKRGFNIVFQDYALFPNLNVYSNITYGLRNKPDISTRQEVEELIDLLGLREHLTKKIEQLSGGQKQRVALARTMVMKPKILLLDEPLSALDGVIKESIKDRIKKIAREYQLTTIIVTHDPEEALTLSDKVLILNKGGIAQFGTPDEIVHNPQGDFIRQFILNQLEIKRRNIYSLFGYQEMAASQASIAC is encoded by the coding sequence ATGTTAGAATTAGTAAATATTAAGAAATCTTACGATGGTGTAACTATTTTAAAGGATATGAATCTGAGTATTGAAAAAGGAGAGATTGTTTCGATTTTGGGTCCCTCCGGCTGTGGAAAAACCACACTTTTAAATATGATTCTGGGTATTACAGACCCGGATAGCGGAAAGCTTTTGTTTAACGGAGAAGATATTACAAAAGTACCTATGGAAAAAAGAGGGTTTAACATTGTATTCCAGGATTATGCCCTGTTTCCAAATCTCAATGTATACAGCAATATTACTTACGGACTTCGCAATAAACCGGATATTTCCACCAGACAGGAGGTGGAAGAATTGATCGATCTTCTGGGGCTTCGGGAGCATCTCACAAAGAAAATTGAGCAGCTTTCCGGCGGACAGAAACAGAGAGTGGCTCTGGCAAGAACCATGGTGATGAAACCGAAAATTCTTCTTTTAGATGAGCCGTTAAGCGCTCTGGATGGTGTGATTAAGGAATCTATTAAAGACAGAATTAAAAAGATTGCAAGAGAATATCAGCTTACTACCATTATTGTTACCCATGATCCTGAGGAGGCGCTCACGCTTTCGGATAAGGTTCTGATTTTAAATAAAGGGGGCATTGCCCAGTTCGGAACTCCGGACGAGATTGTACACAACCCCCAGGGAGATTTTATCCGCCAGTTTATTTTGAATCAGTTGGAAATTAAGAGAAGAAATATCTACAGCCTGTTTGGATATCAGGAAATGGCTGCCAGTCAGGCAAGTATTGCATGTTAG
- a CDS encoding IMP dehydrogenase has protein sequence MAFYYEEPSRTFSEYLLVPGYSSSECIPSKVSLKTPLVKFKKGEESALSINIPMVSAIMQSVSDDNLAIALAQEGGMSFIYGSQPIESQAEMIRKVKRYRAGFVVSDSNVSPEMTLQDVLDITERTGHSTVAVTENGKANGKLLGIVTNKDYRISRMEPDTKVADFMTKLENLVYAGEETTLKEANDIIWEHKINCLPLVNKNQELVYLVFRKDYDTHKKNENELIDDSKRYMVGAGINTRDYRERVPALLEAGADALCIDSSEGFSEWQKLTIDYIRENYGDKVKVGAGNVVDGEGFRFLAEAGADFVKVGIGGGAICITREQKGIGRGQATALIDVARARDAYYRETGIYVPICSDGGIVHDYHITLALAMGADFIMLGRYFARFDESPTKKVNVNGSYMKEYWGEGSARARNWQRYDMGGDKKLSFEEGVDSLVPYAGSLKDNVGLTLSKVRSTMCNCGALTIPQLQEKAKITLVSATSIVEGGAHDVLLRDKR, from the coding sequence ATGGCATTTTATTATGAAGAACCATCGAGAACCTTTAGCGAGTATCTGTTGGTGCCCGGATACTCTTCTTCAGAGTGTATTCCCTCAAAGGTGAGCCTGAAAACCCCTCTGGTGAAATTCAAAAAAGGCGAAGAATCGGCATTGTCTATTAACATTCCCATGGTGTCTGCTATTATGCAGTCTGTATCAGATGATAATCTTGCCATTGCCCTGGCGCAGGAAGGAGGCATGTCTTTTATTTATGGTTCTCAGCCCATAGAAAGTCAGGCAGAGATGATTCGGAAGGTAAAACGCTATCGTGCAGGCTTTGTAGTAAGCGATTCTAATGTATCTCCTGAAATGACGTTGCAGGACGTATTGGATATTACGGAAAGAACAGGGCATTCCACCGTAGCAGTTACCGAAAATGGCAAGGCAAACGGAAAGCTGTTGGGTATTGTAACCAATAAGGATTATCGCATCAGCCGAATGGAACCGGATACAAAGGTAGCAGATTTTATGACAAAGTTGGAGAATTTGGTTTATGCAGGAGAAGAAACCACCTTGAAAGAGGCCAATGACATTATCTGGGAACATAAAATCAACTGTCTGCCTCTGGTGAATAAAAACCAGGAATTAGTATATCTGGTATTCAGAAAGGATTATGATACCCATAAGAAAAATGAAAATGAGTTGATTGATGATTCCAAACGATATATGGTAGGTGCGGGAATCAATACCAGAGATTACCGGGAAAGAGTGCCGGCACTTTTAGAAGCCGGGGCAGATGCTCTTTGCATTGACAGCTCAGAGGGATTTTCAGAATGGCAGAAGCTCACCATTGATTATATCCGGGAAAATTATGGGGATAAGGTAAAAGTAGGTGCAGGAAATGTAGTAGACGGAGAGGGATTCCGCTTTCTGGCAGAGGCAGGGGCTGATTTTGTAAAGGTGGGAATCGGCGGCGGCGCAATCTGCATTACCCGTGAGCAGAAGGGAATCGGAAGAGGACAGGCAACTGCGCTCATTGATGTGGCAAGAGCAAGAGATGCATATTATAGGGAAACCGGTATTTATGTGCCTATTTGTTCAGACGGAGGCATTGTTCATGATTATCACATCACCCTTGCGCTTGCCATGGGTGCAGATTTTATTATGCTGGGAAGATATTTTGCCAGATTTGACGAAAGTCCTACAAAGAAGGTCAATGTCAACGGAAGCTATATGAAAGAATACTGGGGCGAGGGAAGCGCCAGAGCCAGAAACTGGCAGAGATATGACATGGGCGGAGATAAAAAGCTGTCCTTTGAAGAAGGGGTGGATTCTCTGGTACCGTATGCAGGCAGTCTGAAGGATAATGTGGGACTGACCCTCAGCAAGGTGCGCTCCACCATGTGCAACTGTGGCGCTCTTACGATACCACAGCTGCAGGAAAAAGCCAAAATCACACTGGTATCTGCCACCAGTATTGTAGAAGGCGGAGCGCATGACGTTCTGCTGCGGGATAAGAGATAA
- a CDS encoding hemolysin family protein, which translates to MIGSIFLLVILILLNAVFASAEIAVLSMNEAKLKLLTEQGNKKAIKLTKLTRQPARFLATIQVAITLAGFLSSAFAADYFAEPLVSMLLQAGIPVPVKVLNSLSVIVITILLSYFSLVFGELVPKRIAMKKAESLALSLAGILYTVSRVTAPLVSLLTVSTNGVLKLLGINPEATEEQVTEEEIRMMLSEGSQQGTIAKDETEIIQNVFDFDDTSAEQICTHRIDVLSLNYEDSLNTWEELIFNSRHTYYPVYGKNTDNIVGILNTRDYFRTSIKTKESILKNALETPWFVPENRKANVLFQEMKKSRHYFAVLIDEYGGMSGIITLHDLMEALVGDLYEEEDDLQRPEILKTDENTWNILGSASLDDVAKALDIKLPVERYDTYNGYVCDIIGRIPASGENFACEADGLMIQVHTIVNHCIGESTVQVIQKEL; encoded by the coding sequence ATGATTGGTTCAATTTTTTTATTAGTAATATTGATTTTATTAAACGCAGTCTTTGCCAGTGCAGAAATTGCCGTGCTTTCCATGAACGAGGCAAAATTAAAGCTGCTCACAGAACAGGGCAATAAAAAAGCGATAAAACTCACAAAACTCACCCGACAGCCTGCGCGCTTTCTGGCAACTATTCAGGTGGCAATCACCCTTGCAGGCTTCTTAAGCAGTGCTTTTGCCGCTGACTATTTTGCAGAACCTCTGGTGAGCATGCTTTTACAGGCAGGAATTCCCGTTCCTGTGAAGGTGTTAAACTCTCTGTCCGTCATTGTTATTACCATTCTGTTATCTTATTTCAGTCTGGTCTTCGGCGAACTGGTTCCCAAACGGATTGCCATGAAAAAGGCAGAAAGCCTGGCGCTTTCCCTTGCAGGAATTTTATATACCGTTTCCAGGGTCACTGCCCCTTTGGTTTCTCTTTTAACCGTGTCCACCAACGGCGTTTTAAAGCTTTTGGGCATCAACCCGGAGGCAACAGAGGAACAGGTTACAGAAGAAGAAATCCGCATGATGCTCTCTGAAGGTAGCCAGCAGGGAACTATTGCAAAAGATGAAACAGAAATCATTCAGAATGTCTTTGATTTTGATGATACCAGTGCAGAGCAGATTTGCACCCACAGAATTGACGTGCTTTCTTTAAATTACGAAGACAGCTTAAATACCTGGGAAGAACTTATTTTTAACAGCAGACATACCTATTATCCTGTCTATGGAAAAAATACAGATAACATTGTAGGGATTCTGAACACCAGAGATTATTTTCGAACCAGCATAAAAACAAAAGAATCTATTTTAAAAAATGCTCTGGAAACCCCCTGGTTTGTGCCGGAAAACCGAAAAGCCAACGTGCTGTTTCAGGAAATGAAAAAGAGCAGACACTATTTTGCTGTGCTGATAGATGAATACGGCGGCATGTCCGGTATTATCACGCTGCATGATTTAATGGAAGCTCTTGTAGGAGATTTGTACGAGGAAGAAGACGACCTGCAGCGCCCTGAAATTCTGAAGACAGATGAAAACACCTGGAACATTCTTGGCAGCGCAAGCCTTGACGATGTGGCAAAAGCCCTGGATATCAAACTGCCTGTGGAGCGCTATGACACATATAACGGCTATGTCTGTGATATTATCGGACGCATACCCGCTTCCGGTGAAAACTTTGCCTGTGAAGCAGACGGACTTATGATACAGGTACATACAATTGTAAACCACTGCATTGGAGAAAGCACGGTGCAGGTAATACAGAAAGAACTGTAA